In a single window of the Micrococcaceae bacterium Sec5.7 genome:
- a CDS encoding lysophospholipid acyltransferase family protein, protein MVWSRPVGWFLNHVLYRTSVTGRGNVPADGPVVFAGNHISFLDGPVMFGASPRPMHILVKKEMFQGFLGRVLRACGQLPVDRSGDRAALQLSKSMLDSGRCIGILPEGTRGSGQATGINNGVAWLALNSRAKIVPVAILGTRMGQEHLDTVPRPGRRFHVSFGEALSVSRNPGETGRASMDRAGMEIRAALARHVQEAIQHSGQPLPHADSPQIQLKAVAGTPADHHIRKVQ, encoded by the coding sequence ATGGTCTGGAGCCGGCCGGTTGGCTGGTTCCTGAACCATGTCCTCTACCGGACATCCGTGACAGGGCGGGGCAACGTTCCGGCCGACGGCCCCGTGGTTTTTGCCGGCAACCACATCAGTTTTCTGGATGGCCCGGTGATGTTCGGCGCTTCCCCGCGGCCCATGCATATCCTGGTCAAGAAAGAGATGTTCCAAGGATTTTTGGGACGGGTTCTCCGCGCCTGCGGCCAGCTTCCGGTGGACCGCTCCGGTGACAGGGCGGCCCTCCAACTCAGCAAGAGCATGCTCGACTCCGGCCGTTGCATCGGGATTCTCCCCGAGGGGACCCGGGGGAGCGGCCAGGCAACCGGAATCAACAACGGTGTGGCGTGGCTGGCACTTAACTCACGGGCAAAAATTGTACCCGTGGCCATCCTGGGTACCCGGATGGGCCAGGAACACCTCGACACCGTTCCGCGGCCGGGCAGAAGATTTCACGTCAGTTTTGGTGAAGCCCTCAGTGTCAGCCGGAACCCCGGCGAGACCGGCCGTGCTTCAATGGACAGGGCGGGAATGGAAATCCGCGCTGCGCTGGCGAGGCATGTCCAAGAGGCAATTCAACACAGTGGGCAGCCTTTGCCCCACGCGGATTCCCCGCAAATACAACTTAAAGCAGTAGCCGGGACGCCGGCAGATCACCACATAAGGAAAGTGCAATGA
- a CDS encoding SMC-Scp complex subunit ScpB, with the protein MSEAFPERGPDAQAVPEPGLDVTTLPGGARAAIEAVLMVLDQPATATGLATGLNLTVAVVEQLLAELQSEYNGYTVKAPDMDVASNAGFSSTARGFELRNIAGGWRIYSRTEFADVVGGFVLEGQTARLTQAALETLAVIAYRQPVSRARVSAIRGVNVDSVVRTLTQRGLIEDSGTDSESGAVLYRTTSYFLERMGIGSVAELPQLSPHLPGLEGIEEFYDAGRM; encoded by the coding sequence ATGAGCGAAGCATTTCCGGAGCGCGGGCCGGACGCGCAGGCCGTCCCCGAACCTGGACTGGATGTCACCACGCTGCCCGGCGGTGCACGCGCGGCCATCGAAGCCGTGCTGATGGTGCTGGACCAGCCGGCCACGGCCACCGGGCTGGCCACCGGGCTGAACCTGACTGTCGCCGTCGTCGAGCAGCTGCTGGCGGAACTGCAGAGTGAGTATAACGGCTATACTGTTAAAGCCCCGGACATGGACGTTGCCAGCAATGCTGGCTTCAGCTCCACCGCCCGGGGTTTTGAATTGCGGAACATCGCCGGTGGCTGGCGGATATATTCGCGCACCGAGTTCGCCGACGTCGTTGGTGGCTTTGTGCTCGAAGGTCAGACGGCCCGGCTCACGCAGGCGGCGCTTGAAACACTTGCCGTCATCGCGTACCGCCAGCCCGTATCGAGGGCAAGGGTGTCTGCAATTCGAGGAGTCAATGTTGACTCTGTTGTGCGGACGCTTACCCAGCGCGGACTCATCGAAGACTCCGGAACTGATTCTGAGTCGGGTGCCGTTCTGTACCGCACAACGTCGTATTTCCTTGAACGCATGGGAATCGGCTCGGTGGCTGAGTTGCCTCAGCTTTCACCGCATCTTCCGGGGCTTGAAGGTATTGAAGAGTTCTATGACGCCGGAAGAATGTAG
- a CDS encoding pseudouridine synthase — protein sequence MTQAGRQGSPRNSSGRNSSERNSTPNASQGGGSRGSAQGGGSRGGAGQRSGGFGGGGQRDFSKGGDRPYKAPRPREERFIDPDEQPAPSRESAPGRSTAGAKPSARKPGARKPGFGKAPGTPGALKPKPRSGAAKTFGTRAFGGERFGQNLGPIRKPARKRGPRNEVPQSELHDSDGVRLQKVMAQAGVASRRVCEEMIAEGRVEVDGQVVTELGVRVDPTSAVIHVDGLRIQLDETLVYMVFNKPKGVVSTMEDPDGRPCISDFVRNTHGERLFHVGRLDVATEGLLLLTNDGELANRLTHPSYEVPKTYLVQVRGPFPQGVGAQLKAGVELEDGIASVDSFKLVDSTPGHVLIEVVLHSGKNRIVRRLFDAVGFPVLRLVRVKVGPIGLGDQRQGSIRNLGKQEVGHLLASVGL from the coding sequence ATGACACAGGCGGGACGCCAGGGTTCACCACGTAACAGTTCCGGACGTAATAGTTCAGAACGCAATTCAACACCGAATGCCTCACAAGGCGGGGGGAGCCGCGGCTCGGCTCAGGGCGGCGGAAGCCGCGGCGGTGCCGGCCAGCGCAGCGGGGGATTCGGCGGCGGAGGCCAGCGCGATTTCTCCAAGGGCGGCGACCGCCCCTACAAGGCACCCAGGCCGCGCGAGGAACGCTTCATCGACCCCGATGAGCAGCCGGCACCCAGCCGCGAATCCGCCCCGGGCCGCAGTACAGCAGGCGCGAAACCATCGGCGCGCAAGCCCGGCGCACGCAAACCGGGTTTCGGAAAGGCTCCCGGAACTCCCGGCGCCCTCAAGCCGAAGCCGCGGTCCGGTGCAGCCAAGACGTTCGGCACCCGCGCGTTTGGCGGCGAACGGTTCGGCCAGAACCTTGGCCCCATCCGCAAGCCGGCCCGCAAGCGCGGTCCGCGCAACGAGGTGCCGCAGTCTGAGCTCCACGATTCCGATGGCGTCCGCCTGCAGAAGGTCATGGCCCAGGCCGGGGTGGCCTCGCGCCGCGTCTGCGAAGAGATGATCGCCGAGGGCCGTGTTGAAGTTGACGGCCAGGTGGTCACCGAGCTTGGTGTCCGCGTTGACCCCACGTCCGCGGTCATTCACGTGGATGGCCTTCGCATCCAGCTGGACGAGACTCTTGTTTACATGGTGTTCAACAAGCCCAAGGGTGTTGTGTCCACCATGGAGGATCCCGATGGCCGGCCCTGCATCAGCGATTTTGTCCGCAATACCCACGGCGAACGCCTGTTCCATGTGGGACGGCTGGACGTCGCCACTGAGGGGCTGCTGCTCCTGACGAACGACGGCGAGCTGGCCAACCGTCTGACGCACCCGTCCTATGAGGTACCCAAGACGTACCTGGTCCAGGTCCGCGGTCCGTTCCCGCAGGGTGTCGGCGCACAGCTGAAGGCCGGCGTCGAGCTCGAGGACGGCATCGCCTCCGTTGACTCCTTCAAACTGGTGGACTCTACACCGGGCCACGTGCTGATCGAAGTTGTGCTGCACTCCGGCAAGAACCGCATAGTCCGGCGCCTGTTCGACGCCGTTGGCTTCCCGGTACTGCGCCTGGTGCGCGTCAAGGTTGGCCCCATTGGACTGGGCGACCAGCGCCAGGGCAGCATCCGCAACCTTGGCAAGCAGGAAGTCGGCCATCTGCTGGCATCCGTAGGGCTCTAG
- a CDS encoding FHA domain-containing protein, translated as MVGHEQNHANGEYGKGEVQASETTSINLTPVNDEPSIAPKLSREERSAVAALPSGSALLVAHSGPNSGARFLLDSDITTAGRHPDAEIFLDDVTVSRRHVEFRRTPKSFEVVDTGSLNGTYVNHDRVDSVELRSGNEVQIGKFRLTFYLSPARAAGPA; from the coding sequence ATGGTTGGCCACGAACAGAACCACGCCAATGGCGAATACGGCAAGGGTGAAGTCCAGGCTTCGGAGACAACCTCGATCAACCTCACTCCTGTTAATGACGAGCCATCAATAGCGCCCAAACTGTCTCGGGAGGAGCGCTCGGCTGTGGCGGCGCTGCCTTCGGGCTCAGCACTGCTCGTTGCTCACAGCGGGCCGAACTCAGGCGCCAGATTCCTGCTTGACTCCGATATCACCACCGCCGGACGCCACCCAGACGCCGAGATCTTCCTCGACGACGTCACTGTTTCCCGCCGCCACGTCGAATTCCGGCGCACGCCAAAGAGCTTTGAAGTGGTGGACACAGGAAGCCTCAACGGCACCTACGTCAATCACGACCGCGTGGACAGCGTTGAGCTCAGGTCCGGAAACGAAGTCCAGATCGGCAAATTCCGCCTCACCTTCTACTTGAGCCCTGCCCGCGCAGCAGGCCCTGCCTGA
- the gcvH gene encoding glycine cleavage system protein GcvH — protein MSNIPADLSYTAEHEWVSSPNADGVVRVGITDFAQDALGDVVYAQMPEVGTAVTANDVVGEVESTKSVSDIYAPVTGEIVARNEALDTDSALINTDPYGKGWLLEVKLAEAGAVDSLLSASEYEQQVG, from the coding sequence ATGAGCAACATTCCCGCAGATCTCTCCTACACCGCCGAGCACGAATGGGTATCTTCGCCGAACGCCGATGGTGTGGTCCGCGTGGGCATTACTGACTTCGCGCAGGATGCGCTCGGTGATGTTGTGTACGCACAGATGCCCGAGGTCGGCACCGCCGTCACGGCAAATGATGTGGTGGGCGAGGTCGAATCCACCAAAAGCGTCAGCGACATCTATGCCCCTGTTACGGGAGAAATCGTTGCCCGCAATGAGGCACTGGACACCGATTCCGCGCTCATTAACACCGACCCCTACGGGAAGGGCTGGCTTCTGGAAGTCAAGCTCGCCGAGGCCGGAGCCGTAGACTCGTTGCTCAGTGCATCGGAATACGAACAGCAGGTAGGCTAA
- a CDS encoding prephenate dehydrogenase, with translation MSAFRTRGRGHLNGPVAVIGTGLLGASIGLGLRGRGVMVFLSDPSPTNQAVAVDIGAGLPLAALGDEQPELVVVAAPPDVTADVVERALADYPLAVVVDIASIKAGIQDELRRRGVDLARYVGTHPMAGREKSGPVAARGELFTSMPWVLCPAEETSPGALETARALATDLGAVISQFTAEEHDEAVALVSHLPQVMSSLLASRLQGTPVHALSLAGNGLRDVTRIAASDPTLWVQILGANAGKVVEILLGVREDLNRLIGTLEDPTAPGARLDLAQLISEGNAGQSRIPGKHGGPPQAYSWLTVLVDDKPGQIARLLTEIGEIGVNVEDLRLDHSSGQNVGMVELSVLPNKHDLLIEALNDRGWRVLQ, from the coding sequence ATGTCGGCATTTCGCACGCGCGGCCGCGGCCACCTGAACGGTCCGGTAGCCGTCATCGGCACAGGGCTGCTCGGTGCCAGCATCGGGCTGGGCCTCCGGGGCCGCGGTGTGATGGTTTTCCTGTCCGATCCGTCGCCGACCAACCAGGCTGTCGCCGTCGATATTGGCGCGGGCCTGCCGTTGGCAGCGCTCGGTGATGAACAGCCTGAGCTGGTGGTTGTTGCCGCGCCGCCGGATGTCACAGCGGATGTTGTGGAGCGGGCTCTGGCGGACTACCCGCTGGCTGTTGTAGTTGACATTGCCAGCATCAAGGCGGGAATCCAGGATGAACTGCGCCGTCGCGGCGTGGATCTTGCCCGCTATGTTGGCACCCATCCCATGGCCGGCCGTGAGAAGTCCGGGCCGGTTGCTGCCCGCGGCGAGCTGTTCACGTCCATGCCGTGGGTCCTTTGCCCCGCGGAGGAGACCTCACCGGGCGCTTTGGAGACTGCGCGTGCTCTGGCCACTGATCTGGGGGCTGTGATTTCGCAGTTCACTGCCGAAGAGCACGACGAAGCGGTGGCCCTGGTTTCCCATCTGCCGCAGGTTATGTCGTCCTTGCTGGCGAGCCGGCTTCAGGGCACGCCTGTGCATGCCCTGTCCCTGGCCGGGAACGGGCTGCGCGACGTCACCAGGATTGCCGCCAGTGATCCCACGCTGTGGGTTCAGATCCTTGGCGCAAATGCCGGGAAAGTGGTGGAAATCCTTCTTGGGGTGCGCGAGGATCTCAACCGCCTCATCGGCACGCTGGAAGACCCCACTGCTCCCGGAGCCCGCTTGGATCTTGCGCAGCTGATCAGCGAAGGAAACGCAGGCCAGTCCCGCATTCCAGGCAAGCACGGCGGGCCGCCGCAGGCGTATTCATGGCTGACTGTGCTTGTGGACGACAAACCAGGGCAGATTGCCCGTCTCCTGACTGAGATCGGGGAGATCGGCGTCAACGTGGAAGACCTCCGGCTCGACCACTCGTCCGGGCAGAACGTGGGCATGGTGGAGCTGTCGGTCCTGCCCAATAAGCACGACCTGCTGATCGAAGCCCTTAACGACCGCGGATGGCGGGTACTGCAGTAA
- a CDS encoding ScpA family protein, translating to MRLANFTGPFDLLLGLIAKHQLDITEVAIATVTDEFIKYIKKLQKLGEEWALDEASEFLVIAATLLDLKAARLLPAGEVEDYEDIALLEARDLLFARLLQYKAFKQVAALINATLELESRRFPRQVALEGHFAALLPELVWKHTPQQFAALAEAALKPKEAAPTEVGLTHLHGNAVSVREQAELMGLRLQHGRPLSFRALIADADSTLVVVARFLALLEMFRDKVVAFDQLTPLGDLTVHWTANGDSWSNENLSEEYEEQP from the coding sequence GTGCGGCTGGCTAATTTCACCGGACCCTTTGACCTTCTGCTCGGATTGATTGCCAAGCATCAGCTGGACATTACCGAGGTGGCAATTGCCACGGTCACTGACGAATTCATCAAGTACATCAAGAAGCTACAGAAGCTGGGGGAGGAATGGGCGCTGGATGAAGCCAGCGAATTCCTGGTCATTGCCGCCACCCTCCTTGACCTGAAAGCAGCCAGGCTCCTCCCGGCAGGCGAGGTGGAGGACTATGAGGACATTGCCCTGTTGGAGGCCAGGGACCTGCTTTTCGCACGGCTCCTTCAGTACAAGGCCTTCAAACAGGTGGCGGCCCTGATCAATGCAACCCTTGAGCTGGAGTCGCGCAGGTTTCCGAGGCAGGTGGCGCTCGAAGGGCATTTTGCCGCCCTGCTGCCGGAGCTCGTCTGGAAGCACACACCCCAGCAGTTCGCGGCACTCGCAGAAGCGGCGCTTAAGCCCAAAGAGGCTGCTCCCACGGAGGTCGGGCTGACACACCTTCACGGGAATGCAGTCAGCGTCAGGGAGCAGGCGGAACTCATGGGTTTGCGCCTCCAACATGGGAGGCCTCTGTCTTTCCGCGCGCTGATTGCCGACGCCGATTCCACGCTGGTTGTGGTGGCACGTTTCCTGGCCCTGCTCGAGATGTTCCGGGACAAGGTGGTGGCGTTCGACCAGCTCACACCGCTGGGCGATCTGACAGTGCATTGGACAGCCAACGGAGACAGCTGGAGCAACGAGAACCTGAGTGAAGAGTATGAGGAGCAGCCATGA
- a CDS encoding AAA family ATPase produces MSSEQGSATLEGTELDLEDAVMGPTGRPHREFPEPAPLSSHGPARVIAMVNQKGGVGKTTSTINLAAALAEYGRRVLLVDFDPQGALSAGLGTNPHELDLTVYNVLMDRKVDIRDAIRHTGVENVDLLPANIDLSAAEVQLVNEVAREQILDRALKKVEDDYDVVLIDCQPSLGLLTVNALTAAHGVIIPLICEFFALRAVALLVETIEKVQDRLNPGLQVDGVLATMYDARTLHSREVITRLVEAFGDKVFETVVKRSIKFADATVAAEPITSYAGNHIGADAYRRLAKELISRGGAP; encoded by the coding sequence GTGAGCAGCGAGCAGGGTTCAGCAACTCTGGAAGGCACGGAACTCGATCTGGAAGATGCCGTGATGGGCCCCACCGGGCGCCCGCACCGCGAATTTCCGGAGCCCGCGCCGCTGTCATCGCACGGACCGGCACGCGTTATTGCCATGGTCAACCAGAAGGGCGGCGTGGGTAAAACCACGTCCACCATCAACCTTGCAGCGGCCCTCGCCGAGTACGGCCGCAGGGTGCTTCTGGTGGACTTTGACCCGCAGGGCGCCCTGTCAGCAGGTCTGGGAACCAACCCGCACGAGCTGGATCTCACGGTCTACAACGTCCTGATGGACCGCAAAGTGGATATCCGCGATGCCATCCGGCACACCGGCGTCGAGAATGTTGACCTGCTTCCCGCCAACATCGATCTGTCCGCCGCCGAGGTGCAGCTGGTCAACGAGGTTGCCCGTGAACAGATCCTGGACCGCGCACTGAAAAAGGTCGAGGACGACTACGACGTCGTGCTCATTGACTGCCAGCCGTCCCTGGGGCTCCTGACGGTCAATGCCCTCACCGCGGCTCACGGCGTGATCATCCCGCTGATCTGCGAATTCTTTGCCCTCCGGGCCGTGGCGCTGTTGGTGGAAACCATCGAGAAAGTCCAGGACCGGCTGAACCCGGGGCTCCAGGTGGACGGGGTGCTGGCCACCATGTACGACGCCCGCACCCTGCACAGCCGTGAAGTCATCACCCGCCTCGTCGAGGCATTCGGGGACAAGGTATTCGAGACTGTCGTCAAGCGTTCCATTAAATTCGCGGACGCCACGGTGGCTGCCGAACCGATCACCAGCTATGCCGGCAACCACATCGGCGCAGATGCCTACCGCCGCCTGGCCAAAGAGCTGATTTCGCGCGGCGGCGCGCCCTAG
- the der gene encoding ribosome biogenesis GTPase Der, which yields MSDTTQTSGHSGAGEDEYTPTGTDQVAERVAALDDDEAEVRAASLRAGLDDYELDEEDAALLSGLYDDPDFDGPVKLDPVLAIIGRPNVGKSTLVNRILGRREAVVEDTPGVTRDRVMYSAHWNGRNFTVVDTGGWEHDARGIHARVAEQAEMAVELADAVLFVVDSAVGATATDEGVVKMLRKSKKPVIMVANKVDDFAQEADSATLWGLGFGEPYPVSALHGRGVADLLDHVMDTLPEFSTIEGLERSGGPRRIALIGRPNVGKSSLLNKLAGSERVVVDNTAGTTRDPVDEYIELGGRTWRFVDTAGIRRRQHMAQGADYYASLRTQSALEKAEVAVVLLAVDEVMSEQDVRILQLAIESGRAMVLAFNKWDLLDDERRRYLEREIEQDLAHVEWAPRVNISAKTGWHKDRLVPALDLALENWDKRIPTGRLNAFLGELVAAHPHPVRGGKQPRILYGTQASSRPPKFVLFTTGFLDPGYRRFITRRLRETFGFDGTPIEVNMRVREKRGKKR from the coding sequence ATGAGCGATACGACTCAAACCTCCGGCCACTCCGGCGCCGGCGAAGACGAATACACGCCCACCGGCACCGACCAGGTGGCCGAGCGGGTGGCTGCCTTGGACGACGACGAGGCAGAGGTCCGCGCGGCCTCACTCCGCGCCGGCCTGGATGACTACGAACTTGATGAGGAAGATGCCGCGCTGCTCAGCGGCCTCTACGATGACCCGGACTTCGACGGCCCGGTCAAGCTTGACCCGGTGCTGGCCATTATCGGCCGCCCCAATGTGGGTAAATCCACGCTGGTGAACCGCATCCTCGGCCGCCGTGAAGCCGTGGTGGAAGACACCCCCGGCGTTACGCGCGACCGTGTGATGTATTCGGCGCACTGGAATGGCCGTAACTTCACCGTGGTGGATACCGGTGGCTGGGAACACGATGCCCGCGGCATCCATGCCCGCGTGGCCGAACAGGCCGAAATGGCCGTGGAACTGGCTGACGCCGTTCTGTTCGTTGTGGACTCCGCCGTGGGCGCAACGGCAACGGACGAGGGCGTTGTGAAGATGCTCCGCAAGAGTAAAAAACCAGTCATCATGGTGGCCAACAAGGTGGACGACTTCGCACAGGAGGCTGATTCCGCAACGCTCTGGGGACTGGGCTTCGGCGAGCCGTACCCGGTTTCGGCCCTCCACGGCCGCGGTGTTGCTGACCTCCTGGACCACGTGATGGACACGCTCCCGGAATTCTCCACCATTGAAGGCCTGGAGCGCTCCGGCGGCCCCCGCCGCATCGCACTGATCGGCCGCCCCAACGTCGGCAAGTCCTCGCTCCTGAATAAGCTGGCCGGTTCCGAACGTGTGGTGGTGGACAACACTGCCGGCACCACCCGCGACCCGGTGGATGAGTACATCGAACTCGGCGGACGCACCTGGCGGTTCGTTGACACCGCCGGGATCCGCCGCCGCCAGCACATGGCGCAGGGCGCCGATTACTACGCCTCGCTGCGCACACAGAGCGCGCTCGAAAAGGCGGAGGTCGCCGTCGTGCTTCTGGCCGTGGACGAGGTCATGAGCGAGCAGGATGTCCGCATCCTGCAGCTGGCCATCGAATCCGGCCGCGCCATGGTGCTGGCGTTCAACAAGTGGGACTTGCTGGACGACGAACGCCGCCGCTACCTTGAACGCGAAATCGAGCAGGACCTGGCGCATGTCGAGTGGGCACCGCGCGTCAACATCTCGGCCAAGACCGGCTGGCACAAGGACCGTCTGGTTCCTGCCCTGGACCTTGCTCTCGAGAACTGGGACAAGCGAATTCCCACAGGACGCCTCAACGCGTTCCTGGGCGAGCTCGTGGCCGCACACCCGCACCCGGTGCGCGGCGGAAAGCAGCCGCGCATCCTGTACGGTACCCAGGCGTCCAGCCGCCCGCCGAAGTTTGTGCTGTTCACCACCGGGTTCCTGGACCCGGGTTACCGCCGCTTCATCACCCGCAGGCTCCGCGAGACTTTCGGTTTCGACGGCACGCCCATCGAGGTCAACATGCGCGTCCGCGAAAAGCGCGGCAAGAAGCGTTAA
- the cmk gene encoding (d)CMP kinase translates to MTQELIDTLPALRQGRSLVVAIDGPSGSGKSSVSKEVARRLKLAYLDTGAMYRALTWFCLISGIDLDDGAAVEQASKDMSLDISTSPHDTYVRMGGTDVTDAIREPAISSAVSAVATTLGARTELIRRQRELIEKHHRRMVVEGRDITTVVAPGAEVRMLLTASEEARLRRRGIQLGGTQSAEQLAAQVTQRDAKDSTVVNFTQAADGVVTLDSSELDFEETVKVALGIVTKVINHD, encoded by the coding sequence ATGACACAGGAACTGATTGATACCCTGCCGGCGCTACGCCAAGGCAGATCGCTGGTGGTTGCCATCGACGGGCCGTCCGGTTCGGGCAAATCAAGTGTGAGCAAGGAAGTGGCCCGCAGGCTGAAGCTGGCGTATCTGGATACCGGGGCAATGTACCGGGCGCTGACGTGGTTCTGCCTGATCAGCGGAATTGATCTGGACGACGGCGCTGCTGTGGAACAGGCTTCCAAGGACATGTCGCTGGACATCAGCACGAGTCCCCATGACACGTACGTCCGGATGGGCGGCACCGATGTGACGGATGCCATCCGCGAACCTGCCATCTCCTCTGCAGTCAGTGCCGTGGCCACTACACTGGGCGCCCGCACGGAACTCATCCGCCGCCAGCGCGAACTGATCGAAAAGCACCACCGCCGCATGGTGGTTGAAGGGCGTGATATCACCACCGTCGTCGCGCCCGGCGCGGAAGTACGCATGCTCCTCACCGCAAGCGAGGAGGCGCGGCTGCGCCGCCGGGGGATCCAGCTGGGCGGCACCCAAAGTGCCGAGCAGCTGGCCGCTCAGGTCACGCAGCGTGATGCCAAGGACTCCACGGTGGTGAACTTCACCCAGGCGGCGGATGGCGTGGTGACGCTGGATTCCTCAGAACTGGACTTCGAGGAGACCGTGAAGGTTGCTCTGGGCATCGTTACCAAGGTCATCAACCATGACTGA
- a CDS encoding DNA-formamidopyrimidine glycosylase family protein, with translation MPELPEVAALCSFLRTHLGGAVLTKVQIASFAVLKTADPPYSVLEGRKIAGVERFGKFICLDADGVWFVFHLARAGWLRYTESPSSIQLKLGQSNIAARLEFTRDGSSTHVGVDLTEAGTKKSLAVYVVRDPLDVPGLAALGPDPLSPHFDAATLAGILAGSRQQVKGLLRSQSSIAGIGNAYSDEILHAARISPFAVAKSLDPGAVRTLYESIRSVLGRAATEASGKAPSELKDSKRSRMRVHGRTGEPCPVCGDTVREVSFADTALQYCPTCQASGKILADRRTSRFLK, from the coding sequence ATGCCGGAACTTCCCGAGGTGGCGGCGCTGTGCTCCTTCCTGAGGACTCACCTGGGCGGAGCCGTCCTGACGAAAGTCCAGATCGCCTCTTTCGCGGTACTCAAAACCGCAGACCCGCCCTACTCCGTGCTGGAGGGCCGGAAAATAGCCGGCGTGGAACGATTCGGGAAGTTCATCTGCCTTGATGCCGACGGTGTGTGGTTCGTCTTTCATCTCGCCAGGGCGGGATGGCTCCGCTACACGGAATCACCTTCCTCAATCCAACTTAAGCTGGGACAAAGCAACATCGCCGCACGGCTTGAGTTCACCAGGGACGGCTCCAGCACACACGTCGGAGTGGACCTGACCGAAGCGGGAACAAAGAAGAGCCTGGCCGTCTATGTCGTGCGTGATCCCCTGGACGTTCCGGGTCTAGCAGCCCTTGGACCCGATCCGCTCAGCCCCCATTTCGATGCGGCGACGCTGGCCGGGATTCTTGCTGGGAGTCGGCAACAGGTCAAGGGGCTGCTGCGAAGTCAGAGCTCCATCGCGGGTATCGGGAACGCGTACAGCGACGAGATCCTTCATGCCGCCCGGATATCCCCCTTCGCCGTCGCCAAATCCCTGGACCCGGGTGCCGTCCGGACCCTTTACGAGTCAATCCGCAGCGTTCTGGGGCGTGCCGCAACGGAGGCGTCGGGTAAGGCGCCCAGCGAACTCAAGGACTCCAAGCGGAGCCGCATGAGGGTACATGGCCGCACCGGCGAGCCCTGCCCTGTTTGCGGCGACACGGTCCGCGAGGTTTCCTTTGCCGACACAGCGCTGCAGTATTGCCCCACGTGCCAGGCCAGCGGGAAGATCCTGGCGGACCGCCGGACCTCCCGCTTCCTCAAGTAG
- a CDS encoding MerR family transcriptional regulator: MAQPERRGPQVLNIGEVLAQLSDDFPGMTASKIRFLEEKGLINPRRTPAGYRQYSDSDVERLRFVLALQRDQYLPLKVIKEYLDAIDRGERPENLPPGVTVSPRIVSDELAAELQNRARKLSEEQLRTESGASVPLLQSLLSFGLIGHVNGKFDEHSLQVARACVQLESHGLEPRHLRPFQAAAEREFGLVERAVATLTSRKDAASQARAAEAAREISDLCLTLHRALVQDRISRMDI; the protein is encoded by the coding sequence ATGGCACAACCGGAACGCCGTGGACCCCAGGTCCTGAACATCGGGGAAGTACTGGCTCAGCTGAGCGATGACTTTCCGGGTATGACGGCGTCGAAAATCAGGTTTCTAGAAGAAAAGGGCCTGATTAACCCCCGCCGCACCCCTGCCGGCTACCGGCAGTACTCAGACAGTGACGTTGAGCGCCTCCGGTTCGTCCTGGCACTTCAGCGCGACCAGTACCTGCCGCTGAAGGTCATCAAGGAATATCTGGACGCGATCGACCGTGGAGAGCGCCCGGAGAACCTTCCTCCCGGAGTCACTGTCTCACCGCGCATCGTCTCGGACGAGCTCGCTGCCGAGTTGCAGAACCGGGCGCGCAAGCTCAGCGAAGAGCAACTGCGAACGGAGTCAGGGGCGAGCGTTCCGCTGCTGCAGTCCCTCCTGAGCTTCGGCCTGATCGGCCACGTCAACGGCAAGTTCGATGAACACTCCCTGCAGGTGGCGCGCGCCTGCGTCCAGCTGGAGAGCCATGGCCTGGAACCCCGGCATCTCCGGCCTTTCCAAGCCGCCGCGGAACGCGAGTTCGGCCTCGTGGAGCGCGCTGTGGCCACTCTGACTTCGAGGAAGGACGCTGCCTCCCAGGCGCGCGCTGCAGAGGCCGCCCGTGAGATCAGCGATCTCTGTCTGACCCTGCACCGTGCACTGGTCCAGGACCGTATTTCACGCATGGACATCTGA